In Streptomyces ambofaciens ATCC 23877, a single genomic region encodes these proteins:
- a CDS encoding DUF4360 domain-containing protein, which produces MATGLLLSGTIAALLTSALPAQAQPADGFEDPPPDKIVIKVATVNGSGCPQGTAAVAVSKDNTAFTVTYSDYLAQAGGDSAPTAFRKNCQLNLLVHVPQGFTYAVASADYRGFAALQAGAKGTQRASYYFQGSPNTEYRSHPFSGPYDDNWQATDTTDWAQLVWAPCGVQRNFNINTELRVSTGTSDPGAVSFMTMDSTDGDISTVYHLAWKECPES; this is translated from the coding sequence ATGGCCACCGGCCTGCTCCTGAGCGGCACGATCGCCGCGCTCCTCACCTCCGCGCTGCCCGCGCAAGCCCAGCCCGCCGACGGGTTCGAGGACCCGCCGCCGGACAAGATCGTCATCAAGGTCGCCACCGTGAACGGCTCCGGCTGTCCCCAGGGCACGGCGGCGGTCGCCGTCTCCAAGGACAACACCGCGTTCACCGTCACCTACAGCGACTACCTGGCCCAGGCCGGCGGCGACTCCGCCCCCACGGCCTTCCGCAAGAACTGCCAGCTCAACCTGCTCGTCCACGTGCCGCAGGGCTTCACCTACGCCGTCGCCAGCGCGGACTACCGCGGCTTCGCCGCCCTCCAGGCCGGCGCCAAGGGCACCCAGCGGGCCTCGTACTACTTCCAGGGCTCCCCGAACACGGAGTACCGCAGCCACCCCTTCAGCGGTCCCTACGACGACAACTGGCAGGCCACCGACACCACCGACTGGGCCCAGCTGGTGTGGGCGCCGTGCGGGGTCCAGCGCAACTTCAACATCAACACGGAGCTGCGGGTGAGCACGGGGACGTCCGACCCCGGCGCGGTGAGCTTCATGACGATGGACTCGACCGACGGCGACATCAGCACCGTCTACCACCTGGCGTGGAAGGAGTGCCCCGAGTCCTGA
- a CDS encoding beta-galactosidase, whose product MELSRLSRRAFSALAGTTVLGLSLGGSVSGRALPASGASGPAPTGPPPGPPGADGVRHRVALDRHSLLVDGRRLALWSGELHPFRLPSPSLWRDVLQKMRAYGYNAVGVRLAWNQHSGAPGAYDFTGVRDLDLFLRTAAETRMYVVLHPGPHIGADVDAGGLPGWLTAAEGGAGPADAAYARHADEWLSRVNAVAARHQYTRGTGTVLLYRVDAPERARLTRLHDRLRADGIEVPVLHAGAPVPWGEADRSRDAAEVRRDHLAHLARGVTLHSVRTAFGGTSWGWLGASSAPAPAYDPTAAIDGARRPTDRLAPLHQLGHLLRHVPDFTRLEEAPEVRAADARVQVRHLTNPDTGTHAYVLRNDSAHDVTSTLPMGGTDVEVTVPARDARLYATGLPVGSGRTLAYATVTPMLSLSVGRLDIAAFVGRAGEMAHLVLDCPHEPWPTRLDEEAAWAYDHGRLHVTVPLGENGLTRVRIRSGESDRTTLLLFADDAASLRLWPYETPSGRVLVHGPALLRDAVLDGATIRLTGDTVEECGLEVWAPRGITDVTWNGERVSTSVSRAHSLLATWQLPGVPELVLPALDGWRRRTENPESAPDYDDSGWRAADLRTSRSTTPVPGRRPVLFADDYGFHYGDVWYRGRLTGAAGLESVSLAFSTGARGLLMAWLDGEPLGTHRVGGEGDGTGTWAATARFRLPAALREARRLRPDAGASCVLSVLVRRTRHGQDARRAARGLVSAAFEGASPQAGWRIRGAAAPDPVRGPLNGGGLYGERHGWHLPGYDDGRWEAVPLTGEGAREDRRQGVTWYRTTFRLDVPPEVDASVGLVLDAGGGRGNRAQVFLNGWNMGEYAGDLTDSPGTFVLPNGILRTRAAANTLALAVLSDGDTAPGPGRVRLELLGSAAGGVPVEPVASPGRR is encoded by the coding sequence TTGGAGCTCAGCAGGCTCAGCAGACGAGCGTTCAGCGCCCTCGCGGGCACCACCGTCCTCGGTCTCTCGCTCGGCGGCAGCGTGAGCGGCCGGGCGCTGCCCGCCTCCGGCGCCTCCGGCCCGGCGCCCACCGGACCTCCGCCCGGCCCGCCCGGCGCCGACGGGGTGCGCCACCGGGTCGCCCTGGACCGCCACAGCCTGCTGGTCGACGGCAGACGCCTGGCCCTGTGGTCCGGCGAGCTGCACCCCTTCCGGCTGCCGAGCCCGTCCCTGTGGCGGGACGTCCTGCAGAAGATGCGGGCGTACGGCTACAACGCGGTCGGTGTCCGCCTCGCCTGGAACCAGCACTCCGGCGCCCCCGGCGCGTACGACTTCACCGGCGTCCGCGACCTGGACCTGTTCCTGCGCACGGCCGCCGAGACGCGTATGTACGTCGTCCTCCACCCCGGACCGCACATCGGCGCGGACGTGGACGCGGGCGGCCTCCCCGGCTGGCTGACGGCCGCCGAGGGCGGGGCCGGCCCCGCCGACGCCGCGTACGCGCGCCACGCCGACGAGTGGCTGAGCCGCGTCAACGCCGTCGCCGCCCGGCACCAGTACACCCGCGGCACCGGCACCGTCCTGCTCTACCGTGTCGACGCCCCCGAGCGCGCCCGCCTGACCCGCCTGCACGACCGGCTGCGCGCCGACGGCATCGAGGTGCCCGTCCTGCACGCCGGCGCCCCGGTGCCCTGGGGGGAGGCGGACCGGAGCCGCGACGCCGCCGAGGTGCGGCGGGACCACCTGGCGCACCTCGCGCGGGGGGTCACGCTGCACAGCGTGCGCACCGCGTTCGGCGGGACCTCCTGGGGCTGGCTGGGGGCCTCCTCGGCGCCGGCGCCCGCCTACGACCCCACCGCGGCGATCGACGGGGCGCGCCGGCCCACGGACCGGCTCGCCCCGCTCCACCAGCTCGGGCACCTGCTGCGCCACGTCCCCGACTTCACCCGGCTCGAAGAGGCCCCCGAGGTCAGGGCCGCGGACGCCCGCGTCCAGGTGCGGCACCTGACCAACCCGGACACCGGCACCCACGCGTACGTCCTGCGCAACGACTCCGCCCACGACGTGACGTCGACGCTGCCGATGGGCGGGACCGACGTGGAGGTCACCGTCCCCGCCCGCGACGCCCGGCTGTACGCCACCGGGCTCCCCGTGGGCTCGGGCCGGACGCTGGCGTACGCCACCGTGACCCCCATGCTGTCCCTGAGCGTCGGACGGCTGGACATCGCCGCCTTCGTGGGCCGGGCCGGGGAGATGGCCCACCTGGTGCTGGACTGCCCGCACGAGCCGTGGCCGACCCGGCTCGACGAGGAGGCGGCCTGGGCGTACGACCACGGCAGACTGCACGTCACGGTGCCGCTCGGCGAGAACGGGCTGACCCGGGTCCGCATCCGCAGCGGGGAGTCCGACCGCACCACCCTGCTGCTCTTCGCCGACGACGCCGCCTCGCTGCGGCTGTGGCCCTACGAGACCCCGTCGGGCCGCGTCCTCGTGCACGGCCCGGCGCTGCTGCGCGACGCCGTCCTGGACGGTGCCACGATCCGGCTGACCGGTGACACCGTCGAGGAGTGCGGTCTGGAGGTGTGGGCGCCCCGCGGCATCACCGACGTGACCTGGAACGGCGAGCGGGTGAGCACCTCGGTCAGCCGCGCCCACAGCCTGCTGGCCACCTGGCAGCTGCCCGGCGTGCCCGAACTGGTGCTGCCCGCGCTCGACGGCTGGCGGCGCCGCACGGAGAACCCCGAGTCCGCGCCGGACTACGACGACTCCGGTTGGAGGGCCGCCGACCTGCGGACCTCGCGCAGCACGACCCCCGTGCCGGGCCGGCGGCCGGTGCTCTTCGCCGACGACTACGGCTTCCACTACGGCGACGTCTGGTACCGCGGCCGGCTCACCGGGGCCGCGGGTCTGGAGTCGGTGTCCCTCGCCTTCAGCACGGGCGCGCGGGGCCTGCTGATGGCGTGGCTGGACGGGGAGCCGCTGGGCACGCACCGCGTGGGCGGCGAGGGGGACGGTACGGGCACGTGGGCGGCCACGGCCCGCTTCCGGCTGCCGGCCGCACTGCGTGAGGCCCGGCGGCTACGGCCCGACGCCGGTGCCTCCTGCGTCCTGTCCGTCCTGGTCCGGCGCACCCGGCACGGCCAGGACGCCCGCCGGGCGGCCCGGGGTCTGGTGTCGGCCGCCTTCGAAGGGGCGTCGCCGCAGGCGGGGTGGCGGATCCGGGGCGCGGCCGCACCCGATCCCGTGCGCGGCCCGCTCAACGGGGGCGGGCTGTACGGGGAGCGGCACGGCTGGCACCTTCCCGGGTACGACGACGGCCGCTGGGAGGCCGTCCCCCTCACCGGGGAGGGCGCCCGCGAGGACCGGCGCCAGGGCGTGACCTGGTACCGGACCACCTTCCGGCTGGACGTCCCGCCGGAGGTCGACGCCTCGGTCGGCCTCGTCCTGGACGCAGGCGGGGGCCGCGGCAACCGCGCCCAGGTCTTCCTGAACGGCTGGAACATGGGCGAGTACGCGGGCGACCTGACGGACTCGCCGGGGACCTTCGTCCTGCCGAACGGCATCCTGCGCACCCGAGCCGCCGCCAACACCCTGGCCCTCGCGGTCCTGTCGGACGGCGACACGGCCCCGGGGCCGGGGAGGGTGCGGCTGGAGCTGCTGGGCAGCGCGGCCGGAGGGGTGCCGGTGGAACCGGTCGCCTCCCCCGGCCGGCGCTGA
- a CDS encoding alpha-N-arabinofuranosidase: protein MRTARFTLDPAFTVGEVNPRLFGSFVEHLGRCVYTGVFEPGHPTADDAGLRQDVLELVRELGVTAIRYPGGNFVSGYKWEDSVGPVEDRPRRLDLAWRSTETNRFGLSEYIAFLKKIGPQAEPMMAVNLGTRGVAEALELQEYANHPSGTALSDLRAEHGDKDPFGIRLWCLGNEMDGPWQTGHKTAEEYGRIAAETARAMRQIDPGVELVACGSSGQSMETFAEWEATVLKETYDLVDHISLHAYYEPLDGDVDSFLASAVDMESFIENVVATCDHVGARLKSKKKINLSFDEWNVWYMAKTQAEVSALDWPEAPRLLEDNYSVMDAVVFGSLLIALLRHADRVTVACLAQLVNVIAPIMTEPGGPAWRQTTFFPFAQASRYGRGEVLDVRVDSPTYETRKYGEADLLHATAVRAEDGTVTVFAVNRSRTEALPLDVALNGLDLAEVVEHSALADADPDARNTLAEPERVAPHPVDGTALTDGRLTASLEPLSWNVIRLR from the coding sequence ATGCGAACCGCCCGCTTCACCCTCGACCCCGCCTTCACCGTCGGCGAAGTCAACCCCCGTCTCTTCGGCTCCTTCGTGGAACACCTCGGCCGCTGCGTGTACACCGGCGTCTTCGAGCCGGGACACCCCACGGCCGACGACGCGGGCCTGCGCCAGGACGTGCTGGAACTCGTCCGCGAACTCGGCGTCACCGCCATCCGCTACCCCGGCGGCAACTTCGTCTCCGGCTACAAGTGGGAGGACTCCGTCGGCCCGGTGGAGGACCGCCCCCGCCGCCTCGACCTGGCCTGGCGCTCCACCGAGACCAACCGCTTCGGACTCTCCGAGTACATCGCCTTCCTGAAGAAGATCGGCCCGCAGGCCGAGCCGATGATGGCGGTCAACCTCGGCACCCGGGGCGTCGCCGAGGCCCTGGAACTCCAGGAGTACGCCAACCACCCGTCCGGCACCGCCCTGTCCGACCTGCGCGCCGAGCACGGCGACAAGGACCCCTTCGGCATCCGCCTGTGGTGCCTCGGCAACGAGATGGACGGCCCCTGGCAGACCGGCCACAAGACCGCCGAGGAGTACGGCCGGATCGCCGCCGAGACCGCCCGCGCCATGCGCCAGATCGACCCCGGCGTCGAACTCGTCGCCTGCGGCTCCTCCGGCCAGTCCATGGAGACCTTCGCCGAGTGGGAGGCGACGGTCCTGAAGGAGACCTACGACCTGGTCGACCACATCTCCCTGCACGCCTACTACGAGCCCCTCGACGGCGACGTGGACTCCTTCCTCGCCTCCGCCGTGGACATGGAGTCGTTCATCGAGAACGTCGTCGCCACCTGCGACCACGTCGGCGCCCGCCTCAAGTCCAAGAAGAAGATCAACCTCTCCTTCGACGAGTGGAACGTCTGGTACATGGCCAAGACCCAGGCGGAGGTGAGCGCCCTGGACTGGCCCGAGGCGCCCCGCCTGCTGGAGGACAACTACAGCGTCATGGACGCGGTCGTCTTCGGCTCACTGCTCATAGCGCTGCTGCGGCACGCCGACCGCGTCACCGTCGCCTGCCTCGCCCAGCTCGTCAACGTCATCGCCCCGATCATGACCGAGCCGGGCGGTCCCGCCTGGCGCCAGACGACCTTCTTCCCCTTCGCCCAGGCCTCCCGGTACGGCCGCGGCGAGGTCCTCGACGTGCGGGTGGACTCGCCGACGTACGAGACGAGGAAGTACGGCGAGGCCGACCTGCTGCACGCCACCGCCGTGCGCGCCGAGGACGGCACGGTCACCGTCTTCGCCGTCAACCGCTCCCGCACCGAGGCCCTGCCGCTGGACGTCGCCCTGAACGGCCTCGACCTGGCCGAGGTCGTCGAGCACAGCGCCCTCGCGGACGCCGACCCCGACGCCCGCAACACGCTCGCCGAGCCCGAGCGGGTCGCCCCGCACCCGGTCGACGGCACGGCCCTGACGGACGGCAGGCTCACGGCCTCCCTGGAGCCGCTGTCCTGGAACGTGATCCGGCTGCGCTGA
- a CDS encoding carbohydrate ABC transporter permease codes for MTTAAQVRKDPRRPWTPSQIVLTLLATAVSAVFLAPLLWALFTSLKSETEAVEVPTHWLPEDWTGQAWKALFETGNITNWFVNSLVVSVCVTTIVLVVSALAGYGFARTEFRGKALLMGVVMAGLMVSPAVLGVPLFTTVQQMGMVDTYWGMILPQCAPAAMVLILYKFFQGVPRELEEAAFIDGAGRWRVFFTIIVPLSRPSLAAVGIFTFISSWNNFLWPYMVTNNPDLMTMPNGIATVMNSYGIQWAQLMAGGLMAGLPLIVVFVFFQRQIVAGVAHTGLAGQ; via the coding sequence ATGACCACCGCCGCACAGGTACGCAAGGACCCGCGCCGCCCCTGGACGCCGAGCCAGATCGTCCTCACCCTGCTCGCCACGGCCGTCTCCGCGGTCTTCCTCGCCCCGCTGCTGTGGGCGCTGTTCACCTCGCTGAAGTCGGAGACCGAGGCCGTCGAGGTGCCGACGCACTGGCTGCCCGAGGACTGGACGGGCCAGGCCTGGAAGGCCCTCTTCGAGACCGGCAACATCACCAACTGGTTCGTGAACTCCCTCGTCGTGTCGGTGTGCGTGACGACGATCGTGCTGGTCGTGAGCGCGCTGGCCGGATACGGCTTCGCCCGCACCGAGTTCCGCGGCAAGGCCCTCCTGATGGGCGTGGTCATGGCGGGCCTCATGGTCTCCCCGGCCGTGCTCGGCGTCCCGCTGTTCACCACCGTCCAGCAGATGGGGATGGTCGACACCTACTGGGGCATGATCCTGCCGCAGTGCGCGCCCGCCGCGATGGTCCTCATCCTCTACAAGTTCTTCCAGGGCGTCCCGCGCGAACTGGAGGAGGCCGCCTTCATCGACGGCGCGGGCCGCTGGCGCGTCTTCTTCACGATCATCGTGCCGCTCTCGCGCCCCTCCCTCGCGGCGGTCGGCATCTTCACCTTCATCAGTTCCTGGAACAACTTCCTGTGGCCCTACATGGTCACCAACAACCCCGACCTGATGACCATGCCCAACGGCATCGCGACCGTCATGAACTCCTACGGCATCCAGTGGGCCCAGCTCATGGCCGGCGGCCTCATGGCGGGCCTGCCGCTGATCGTCGTCTTCGTCTTCTTCCAGCGCCAGATCGTGGCGGGCGTCGCCCACACGGGCCTGGCCGGCCAGTAG
- a CDS encoding carbohydrate ABC transporter permease: MTTASAETVVRPARARTAAATATVRRGQGFQHGGWFVAPFLLLFALFVIWPLLRGLWLSFTDANISGDAAHFVGLDNYREALDDPLMWEALGHSAWFTLLVVPCITVLALLLAMLAHHIERGKWLWRLCFFLPFLLPSTVAANLWQWLFNPGTGMVNHVLGLETAWLTDKSYAMLAVVVCTLWWTVGFSFLLYLAALQGIPAHLYEAAKLDGAGAWHRMLHITLPMLRSITGLVVALQILASLQVFDQAVVMQDFGPGPEESTRTFVQYTLEQGFTSYRVGYASAISIIFFVLIAAVALARMWLLRNREEGGR; the protein is encoded by the coding sequence ATGACGACCGCCAGTGCCGAGACCGTCGTCCGCCCGGCCCGCGCCCGGACCGCCGCCGCGACCGCCACCGTCCGTCGGGGGCAGGGCTTCCAGCACGGCGGCTGGTTCGTCGCCCCCTTCCTCCTGCTGTTCGCCCTCTTCGTGATCTGGCCGCTGCTGCGCGGCCTGTGGCTCAGCTTCACCGACGCCAACATCTCCGGCGACGCCGCGCACTTCGTCGGCCTGGACAACTACCGCGAGGCCCTGGACGACCCGCTGATGTGGGAGGCCCTCGGGCACAGCGCCTGGTTCACGCTGCTGGTGGTGCCCTGCATCACCGTGCTCGCCCTCCTGCTGGCGATGCTGGCCCACCACATCGAACGCGGCAAGTGGCTCTGGCGGCTCTGCTTCTTCCTGCCGTTCCTGCTGCCGTCCACCGTCGCCGCCAACCTCTGGCAGTGGCTCTTCAACCCCGGCACCGGCATGGTCAACCACGTCCTCGGACTCGAGACGGCGTGGCTGACCGACAAGTCGTACGCCATGCTCGCCGTCGTCGTCTGCACCCTGTGGTGGACGGTCGGCTTCAGCTTCCTGCTCTACCTCGCCGCGCTCCAGGGCATCCCCGCCCACCTCTACGAGGCCGCCAAGCTCGACGGCGCGGGCGCCTGGCACCGCATGCTCCACATCACGCTGCCGATGCTGCGCAGCATCACCGGCCTGGTCGTGGCCCTCCAGATCCTCGCCTCCCTCCAGGTCTTCGACCAGGCCGTCGTCATGCAGGACTTCGGGCCGGGCCCGGAGGAGTCGACGCGCACCTTCGTGCAGTACACCCTCGAACAGGGCTTCACCAGCTACCGCGTGGGCTACGCCTCCGCGATCTCCATCATCTTCTTCGTGCTCATCGCGGCCGTCGCCCTCGCGCGGATGTGGCTGCTGCGCAACCGTGAGGAGGGCGGCCGATGA
- a CDS encoding extracellular solute-binding protein: MGRPGLDRRQLLAALGGLTVAGSFGFAALGTGADALASGADTRVRYWNLFSGGDGYNMIAMLDAFRKDNPGIDVKDSTLQWGSPFYTKLAMAAAGNRAPDLGVMHLGRVTGFSPGRLLDPWDVDLLAKYGVREQDFNPALWKRAVIDGKLYALPLDIHVQLCFYRRDVLKKAGLLDADGRMVPVTSADEWFDVLKEAKGATGKGLQTIGLWVNDQNFQWWFFVAFYTQLGGTWFSADNTEVTFDTDKATQVLEFLRRHVTEGYADPGFAGGAGAEQFVNGGPFVWEGNWSVPVFDSAKLDYGATPLPPVFGRQATHAESHAFVLPHQADRGGAADEGAHRLAAYVVQHARQWAAGGHIPAYTPTLSTAAYRELKPQSEYVSAMDHQATEPKVWFAGSTGILAQRVGPIVVSSTLGSAKPDVVARRMKSTLTQLLASKNPMDGRTAAEGGAVA, translated from the coding sequence ATGGGACGACCTGGCCTCGACCGCAGGCAACTGCTCGCCGCGCTGGGCGGGCTGACGGTCGCCGGGAGCTTCGGCTTCGCGGCGCTCGGTACCGGAGCCGACGCGCTCGCCTCCGGAGCGGACACCCGGGTGCGCTACTGGAACCTCTTCAGCGGCGGCGACGGCTACAACATGATCGCGATGCTGGACGCCTTCCGGAAGGACAACCCCGGCATCGACGTGAAGGACTCCACCCTCCAGTGGGGCAGCCCCTTCTACACCAAACTCGCCATGGCGGCCGCCGGCAACCGCGCGCCGGACCTCGGTGTCATGCACCTGGGCCGCGTCACCGGCTTCTCGCCGGGCCGCCTCCTGGACCCCTGGGACGTGGACCTCCTCGCCAAGTACGGCGTGCGCGAACAGGACTTCAACCCCGCGCTGTGGAAGCGCGCCGTCATCGACGGCAAGCTCTACGCCCTCCCCCTCGACATCCACGTCCAGCTCTGCTTCTACCGCAGGGACGTGCTGAAGAAGGCCGGCCTGCTCGACGCGGACGGCCGGATGGTCCCGGTGACGTCGGCCGACGAGTGGTTCGACGTGCTGAAGGAGGCCAAGGGGGCCACCGGGAAGGGATTGCAGACCATCGGGCTGTGGGTCAACGACCAGAACTTCCAGTGGTGGTTCTTCGTCGCCTTCTACACCCAGCTCGGCGGCACCTGGTTCAGCGCCGACAACACCGAGGTCACCTTCGACACCGACAAGGCCACCCAGGTCCTGGAGTTCCTGCGCCGGCACGTCACCGAGGGGTACGCCGACCCCGGTTTCGCGGGCGGCGCGGGCGCCGAGCAGTTCGTCAACGGCGGCCCCTTCGTCTGGGAGGGCAACTGGTCCGTGCCGGTCTTCGACAGCGCGAAGCTCGACTACGGGGCCACCCCGCTGCCGCCCGTCTTCGGCAGGCAGGCCACCCACGCCGAGTCGCACGCCTTCGTCCTGCCCCACCAGGCGGACCGGGGCGGCGCCGCCGACGAGGGCGCCCACCGCCTCGCCGCCTACGTCGTCCAGCACGCGCGGCAGTGGGCGGCCGGCGGCCACATCCCCGCCTACACACCCACCCTGTCCACGGCCGCGTACCGGGAGCTGAAGCCGCAGAGCGAGTACGTCTCGGCCATGGACCACCAGGCCACCGAGCCCAAGGTGTGGTTCGCCGGGTCCACCGGCATCCTCGCCCAGCGCGTCGGCCCGATCGTCGTCTCCTCCACGCTGGGCTCCGCGAAGCCCGACGTGGTGGCCCGCCGGATGAAGAGCACGCTCACCCAGCTCCTCGCCTCGAAGAACCCGATGGACGGCAGGACCGCCGCCGAGGGAGGTGCCGTCGCATGA
- a CDS encoding MAB_1171c family putative transporter, whose amino-acid sequence MNALINYVSCGALWLGLLVKAPDLLRHRHDPYLRALCAVLGLAGLCFLLGAPPTVGAVNRLSGVPNLAAPLTYAAITGYCAASQILVVHWRGGPRVRRTARRWTLAYALVVLGIAGTFALGDAPEERRTDLDTYYARTPFIAQMIVLYLVAHLTATGVTAVSALRWARRVRGGLRAGLTLLGIGSLCGAGYSVVKLVAVGARWSGHDWSALGTTVSPAAAGLGALMTVVGVLVPLLAPRVTEWRRARRAYARLEPLERALDDVLTRRALRLPRPRFASPATLLMWRRTSIHNALGHLDAYVDGDLYDRVHAGALAATDDPERAEAAAWAAVIGDAVRHEADPAGRDPVVRGTARPPGPAALDRIADALAAAAPVPAVPAVPSGTTTAGTA is encoded by the coding sequence GTGAACGCCCTGATCAACTACGTGAGCTGCGGGGCGCTGTGGCTCGGACTGCTGGTGAAGGCCCCCGACCTGCTGCGGCACCGCCACGACCCCTATCTGCGCGCCCTGTGCGCGGTGCTGGGGCTGGCCGGCCTCTGCTTCCTGCTCGGGGCGCCACCGACGGTCGGCGCCGTCAACCGGCTGAGCGGGGTGCCGAACCTGGCGGCTCCCCTCACCTACGCGGCGATCACCGGGTACTGCGCCGCCTCCCAGATCCTCGTCGTCCACTGGCGCGGCGGACCCCGGGTGCGGCGCACCGCCCGCCGCTGGACCCTCGCCTACGCCCTCGTGGTCCTCGGCATCGCGGGGACCTTCGCGCTCGGCGACGCACCCGAGGAGCGCCGCACCGATCTGGACACCTACTACGCGAGGACGCCGTTCATCGCCCAGATGATCGTCCTGTACCTGGTCGCGCACCTCACCGCGACGGGCGTCACCGCGGTGTCCGCGCTGCGCTGGGCGCGCCGGGTGCGGGGCGGGCTGCGGGCCGGCCTGACCCTGCTCGGCATCGGCTCGCTGTGCGGCGCCGGCTACAGCGTGGTCAAGCTCGTCGCGGTGGGCGCCCGCTGGTCCGGGCATGACTGGTCGGCGCTCGGCACCACCGTCTCCCCGGCCGCGGCCGGCCTCGGCGCCCTGATGACGGTCGTCGGGGTCCTGGTCCCGCTGCTCGCGCCCCGGGTGACCGAGTGGCGGCGGGCGCGGCGGGCGTACGCCCGGCTCGAACCCCTGGAGCGGGCGCTGGACGACGTGCTCACCCGCCGGGCCCTGCGGTTGCCCCGGCCCCGGTTCGCCTCCCCCGCCACCCTGCTGATGTGGCGCCGGACCAGCATCCACAACGCGCTCGGCCACCTGGACGCGTACGTCGACGGGGACCTGTACGACCGGGTCCACGCCGGGGCGCTGGCGGCGACGGACGACCCGGAGCGGGCCGAGGCCGCCGCCTGGGCGGCGGTGATCGGCGACGCGGTACGGCACGAGGCCGACCCGGCGGGGCGGGACCCGGTGGTCCGCGGCACGGCCCGGCCGCCCGGCCCGGCCGCCCTCGACCGGATCGCCGACGCGCTGGCGGCTGCCGCGCCGGTGCCCGCGGTCCCCGCGGTGCCGAGCGGGACGACCACGGCGGGGACCGCGTGA
- a CDS encoding MAB_1171c family putative transporter produces MSLVVYLAALVFGMTSVLLFRRPRTAMRNPLTLSTCAAVVLGALVFVCAAPATLATVNDLTGVPNFGAPLTYGMLSAYSCAVLVLLINWRGGPRALVRRMVLRSMAAYGLLVAAIVVLFTLADARTERLTDLDTYYAGTPFMREMILLYLLGHSAAMLVMCAVCLKWGREVGGLLRAGLRLILLGALLDVLGFQLTKYTAVVARWTGHDLDFLSTTVAPPMASLAALLCSAGFVLPRLLPPVVAHWRGLDDYRRLEPLWSLVEPVSTAPKPPTAWWQLPRARLQWREVSIHDALLALAPYFDHRVRERVRDTALRAGRSPHQARLTAEAAMLLDAARRARAREEPPATAGSYRLHATEVSGPSGLVELAQALVRPPAAALAPDEAARTSMTGSMAEPEEPHVA; encoded by the coding sequence GTGAGTCTCGTCGTGTATCTGGCGGCCCTGGTCTTCGGGATGACCTCCGTCCTGCTGTTCCGCCGGCCGCGTACGGCCATGCGGAACCCGCTGACCCTGTCCACCTGCGCGGCGGTCGTCCTCGGCGCGCTGGTCTTCGTCTGCGCGGCCCCCGCCACCCTCGCCACCGTCAACGACCTCACCGGCGTCCCCAACTTCGGTGCCCCGCTGACCTACGGCATGCTCTCCGCGTACAGCTGCGCCGTGCTCGTGCTGCTGATCAACTGGCGGGGCGGTCCCCGCGCGCTGGTACGGCGGATGGTGCTGCGCAGCATGGCCGCCTACGGGCTGCTGGTGGCCGCCATCGTCGTGCTGTTCACGCTCGCCGACGCGCGCACCGAGCGGCTGACCGACCTCGACACGTACTACGCCGGCACCCCGTTCATGCGGGAGATGATCCTGCTGTACCTGCTCGGCCACAGCGCGGCGATGCTGGTGATGTGCGCCGTCTGCCTCAAGTGGGGCCGGGAGGTGGGCGGGCTGCTGCGCGCCGGGCTGCGGCTGATCCTGCTGGGGGCGCTGCTGGACGTGCTGGGGTTCCAGCTGACGAAGTACACGGCGGTCGTGGCGCGTTGGACGGGTCACGACCTCGACTTCCTGTCCACCACGGTGGCCCCGCCGATGGCCTCGCTGGCCGCCCTGCTGTGTTCGGCGGGGTTCGTGCTGCCGCGGCTGCTGCCGCCCGTGGTCGCCCACTGGCGGGGGCTGGACGACTACCGGCGGCTGGAGCCGCTGTGGTCCCTGGTCGAGCCGGTGTCCACCGCCCCCAAACCGCCGACCGCCTGGTGGCAGCTCCCCCGGGCCCGGCTCCAGTGGCGCGAGGTGTCCATCCACGACGCCCTGCTCGCGCTGGCGCCGTACTTCGACCACCGGGTCCGGGAACGGGTGCGGGACACCGCCCTGCGCGCCGGCCGCTCCCCCCACCAGGCCCGGCTGACGGCGGAGGCGGCCATGCTCCTGGACGCCGCGCGGCGGGCCCGTGCCCGTGAGGAACCGCCCGCGACCGCCGGTTCGTACCGGCTGCACGCCACCGAGGTCTCCGGCCCGAGCGGGCTGGTGGAGCTGGCACAGGCGCTGGTGCGCCCACCCGCCGCTGCCCTCGCGCCCGACGAAGCGGCGCGGACCTCCATGACCGGATCCATGGCCGAACCCGAGGAGCCCCATGTCGCATAG